One region of Monomorium pharaonis isolate MP-MQ-018 chromosome 11, ASM1337386v2, whole genome shotgun sequence genomic DNA includes:
- the LOC105839272 gene encoding PP2C-like domain-containing protein CG9801 isoform X2, whose product MPSLRKKVAGFMRQLSISNLAGAVESIGLGEQSLRSPQSLTQDFPGGCFITRYLNGLETKQEGPSILHGRNPEELPSRQIELFQENEEIFAAYTGPDSGLTAVNLQQKHLSISDTDIDYIDMLDQNEQYRSGSTTSNVTVAGVNNWFNPHENAYGIATTLYEKNPTNDTNNGEPIADCFGIVARPNSAILALADGVNWGTKASIAARAAVHGTIEYLNQTLFCPSINREMTTTKDVFVALLRSFHAAHSLILQEQGMLTTLTVCTILPLPSSSSSTDTNICQRKYIACTCNVGDSLAYVYSGKTGVREITRGSHDIHCMRDMRDALGALGPVDGSNPELNNLTLAITEVERGDIVFLTSDGISDNFDPVVGKFAVLPNHNSDVDATLKNHDARSKTRRRSTENLRHTESSNSNINSNNLPVVEAYQRHELTLLRMEDLLRRGVSGEGPPCNSAKHLCELLLDFAVRITAAKRRILEDTELYYAQHKDGHLVQLSKQEQRSRRKKTLEKITMIPGKLDHATVVAYVVGS is encoded by the exons ATGCCAAGTTTACGGAAGAAAGTTGCTGGTTTCATGCGCCAACTGTCTATCAGCAACTTGGCAGGAGCTGTAGAAAGTATAGGCCTCGGGGAACAGTCGCTTCGAAGTCCACAGTCATTAACTCAGGATTTTCCTGGCGGCTGTTTCATTACACGCTACCTCAATGG GCTAGAAACGAAACAAGAAGGACCATCAATTTTACATGGTCGAAACCCAGAAGAATTACCAAGCAGACAAATCGAgctttttcaagaaaatgaagaaatatttgcAGCCTATACTGGTCCTGATAGTGGTCTTACCGCAGTCAATCTTCAACAGAAACATTTAAGTATTAGTGATACCGATATTGATTACATTGATATGCTAGATCAAAATGAGCAATATAGAAGTG GATCGACAACGTCGAATGTCACAGTTGCTGGAGTTAACAATTGGTTTAATCCTCATGAAAATGCATATGGAATTGCGACTACTTTGTATGAGAAAAATCCTACAAATGATACTAACAATGGAGAACCAATAGCTGATTGTTTTGGCATTGTAGCAAGACCAAACTCTGCTATACTGGCTCTTGCGGATGGTGTTAATTGGG GTACAAAAGCAAGTATAGCGGCTAGAGCTGCAGTTCATGGAACTATAGAGTATTTGAACCAGACTCTGTTTTGCCCGTCTATAAATAGAGAAATGACAACGACGAAGGATGTATTTGTAGCGTTACTTCGATCATTCCACGCAGCGCACTCATTAATCCTTCAAGAGCAAGGAATGCTTACTACTTTAACAGTATGCACGATCCTTCCACTGCCAAGTTCAAGTTCAAGTACTGATACAAATATATGCCAGAGAAAATACATTGCCTGTACCTGCAACGTTGGTGATAGTTTAGCTTACGTATATTCAGG GAAAACGGGAGTGAGAGAGATAACGCGAGGATCTCACGATATTCATTGTATGCGAGATATGCGAGATGCCTTAGGAGCTTTAGGTCCAGTAGATGGCTCTAATCCTGAATTGAATAATTTGACGCTGGCTATAACGGAGGTCGAGAGAGGCGACATAGTATTTCTGACGAGCGACGGAATTTCAGATAATTTTGATCCCGTAGTGGGTAAATTTGCAGTTTTACCTAATCACAATAGTGACGTTGATGCCACGCTGAAGAATCATGATGCGCGATCAAAAACGCGTCGGAGATCCACGGAAAACTTACGGCACACCGAATCAAGTAATAGTAACATAAACAGCAACAATCTGCCAGTGGTAGAAGCTTATCAGAGGCACGAACTCACTCTGCTTCGAATGGAGGATTTGCTGAGACGTGGAGTTTCCGGAGAAGGACCACCATGCAATAGTGCCAAACATCTGTGCGAACTTCTTTTGGATTTTGCT GTTCGCATAACCGCGGCAAAGAGGCGGATCTTAGAAGACACGGAATTGTATTACGCGCAGCATAAGGACGGTCATCTCGTACAGCTCTCGAAGCAGGAGCAAAGATCTCGAAGAAAAAAGACACTGGAGAAGATAACTATGATACCTGGCAAGCTAGACCACGCGACGGTTGTCGCATACGTAGTCGGATCCTAA
- the LOC105839272 gene encoding PP2C-like domain-containing protein CG9801 isoform X1: MMPSLRKKVAGFMRQLSISNLAGAVESIGLGEQSLRSPQSLTQDFPGGCFITRYLNGLETKQEGPSILHGRNPEELPSRQIELFQENEEIFAAYTGPDSGLTAVNLQQKHLSISDTDIDYIDMLDQNEQYRSGSTTSNVTVAGVNNWFNPHENAYGIATTLYEKNPTNDTNNGEPIADCFGIVARPNSAILALADGVNWGTKASIAARAAVHGTIEYLNQTLFCPSINREMTTTKDVFVALLRSFHAAHSLILQEQGMLTTLTVCTILPLPSSSSSTDTNICQRKYIACTCNVGDSLAYVYSGKTGVREITRGSHDIHCMRDMRDALGALGPVDGSNPELNNLTLAITEVERGDIVFLTSDGISDNFDPVVGKFAVLPNHNSDVDATLKNHDARSKTRRRSTENLRHTESSNSNINSNNLPVVEAYQRHELTLLRMEDLLRRGVSGEGPPCNSAKHLCELLLDFAVRITAAKRRILEDTELYYAQHKDGHLVQLSKQEQRSRRKKTLEKITMIPGKLDHATVVAYVVGS, translated from the exons ATG ATGCCAAGTTTACGGAAGAAAGTTGCTGGTTTCATGCGCCAACTGTCTATCAGCAACTTGGCAGGAGCTGTAGAAAGTATAGGCCTCGGGGAACAGTCGCTTCGAAGTCCACAGTCATTAACTCAGGATTTTCCTGGCGGCTGTTTCATTACACGCTACCTCAATGG GCTAGAAACGAAACAAGAAGGACCATCAATTTTACATGGTCGAAACCCAGAAGAATTACCAAGCAGACAAATCGAgctttttcaagaaaatgaagaaatatttgcAGCCTATACTGGTCCTGATAGTGGTCTTACCGCAGTCAATCTTCAACAGAAACATTTAAGTATTAGTGATACCGATATTGATTACATTGATATGCTAGATCAAAATGAGCAATATAGAAGTG GATCGACAACGTCGAATGTCACAGTTGCTGGAGTTAACAATTGGTTTAATCCTCATGAAAATGCATATGGAATTGCGACTACTTTGTATGAGAAAAATCCTACAAATGATACTAACAATGGAGAACCAATAGCTGATTGTTTTGGCATTGTAGCAAGACCAAACTCTGCTATACTGGCTCTTGCGGATGGTGTTAATTGGG GTACAAAAGCAAGTATAGCGGCTAGAGCTGCAGTTCATGGAACTATAGAGTATTTGAACCAGACTCTGTTTTGCCCGTCTATAAATAGAGAAATGACAACGACGAAGGATGTATTTGTAGCGTTACTTCGATCATTCCACGCAGCGCACTCATTAATCCTTCAAGAGCAAGGAATGCTTACTACTTTAACAGTATGCACGATCCTTCCACTGCCAAGTTCAAGTTCAAGTACTGATACAAATATATGCCAGAGAAAATACATTGCCTGTACCTGCAACGTTGGTGATAGTTTAGCTTACGTATATTCAGG GAAAACGGGAGTGAGAGAGATAACGCGAGGATCTCACGATATTCATTGTATGCGAGATATGCGAGATGCCTTAGGAGCTTTAGGTCCAGTAGATGGCTCTAATCCTGAATTGAATAATTTGACGCTGGCTATAACGGAGGTCGAGAGAGGCGACATAGTATTTCTGACGAGCGACGGAATTTCAGATAATTTTGATCCCGTAGTGGGTAAATTTGCAGTTTTACCTAATCACAATAGTGACGTTGATGCCACGCTGAAGAATCATGATGCGCGATCAAAAACGCGTCGGAGATCCACGGAAAACTTACGGCACACCGAATCAAGTAATAGTAACATAAACAGCAACAATCTGCCAGTGGTAGAAGCTTATCAGAGGCACGAACTCACTCTGCTTCGAATGGAGGATTTGCTGAGACGTGGAGTTTCCGGAGAAGGACCACCATGCAATAGTGCCAAACATCTGTGCGAACTTCTTTTGGATTTTGCT GTTCGCATAACCGCGGCAAAGAGGCGGATCTTAGAAGACACGGAATTGTATTACGCGCAGCATAAGGACGGTCATCTCGTACAGCTCTCGAAGCAGGAGCAAAGATCTCGAAGAAAAAAGACACTGGAGAAGATAACTATGATACCTGGCAAGCTAGACCACGCGACGGTTGTCGCATACGTAGTCGGATCCTAA